A segment of the Prochlorococcus marinus CUG1416 genome:
AGATTCTGCATATTCCACACCGGATTCGGAACCTCTTAATGTTGCCAAGGCATTAATTGTTTTTTTATTTCTAGGATGTGGCGTTTTTCTAATAACATTTTTATAAGCCTCTAAAGCTAGTATCTTTTTGTCCAAGTTATCTTTTTGAATTTGAAAATAATGATTAGGTTTGAATTGATTATTTTTTGTAGGATAGGCCCATTCAGTTGAGCTTAGAATCTCAGAAAATAGAACCTTTCTTATTAGAGGTAAATTTAAATCAGGTCTTCTTTGAGGCAACCTACAAGCTGCTAAACACAAATCAGATAAAACTTTATGGTCAATATTTAAATCGCCGGGGTGATGTGTAACTACAATCTTAGGTTTTATTGATATAAAGGCATTCTCGATAAAGTTTACTATT
Coding sequences within it:
- a CDS encoding PIG-L deacetylase family protein, producing the protein MKFEGPIACVFAHPDDEVLGFGATSHNLSLQGIEVYPILVSGQADKRYKGDNKNDIEKKCRKACSIIGAKEPLFGDFPNLALHNVDSFKIVNFIENAFISIKPKIVVTHHPGDLNIDHKVLSDLCLAACRLPQRRPDLNLPLIRKVLFSEILSSTEWAYPTKNNQFKPNHYFQIQKDNLDKKILALEAYKNVIRKTPHPRNKKTINALATLRGSESGVEYAESFEACFSLYAI